In Spinacia oleracea cultivar Varoflay chromosome 5, BTI_SOV_V1, whole genome shotgun sequence, a single window of DNA contains:
- the LOC110778440 gene encoding uncharacterized protein, with protein sequence MANPPLWAFEHLPWLAPRKGQRPLEYPAGRRWGRKKKLTVHPPPDTVWDLIRDGNPEHVVWTPWRSFRGTYASVRDSYALSQMRVLFVGRRDPVWYLGERVRMQTVGAFSVPRPPPATMLSTRSIGESWRVHSRTGVPATELVIEGASYYQFIQDSLRLPDPGAECPDPSLGGRVLPDARISYTGESGSEIVETFPEDRVFHAPLPEGVQAVPARTANAMVGVINRLKSALVRARSPLSCRSPHSTRTGAGRAGADDAGPSGGGHGRERERERARHSPLRHRRSDTGVSPSGERSGPERRRRSVSVA encoded by the exons ATGGCTAACCCTCCG ctgtgggcttttgagcacttaccttggctggctccccgaaaggggcagaggcctttggagtaccctgccggtcgtcgttggggtcggaagaagaagctgacagtgcatccaccgcccgataccgtgtgggatctcattcgggacgggaaccctgagcat gtggtttggaccccatggcgcTCCTTCAGGGGTacttatgcttcggtcagggatagttatgccctgagccagatgcgggtcttgttcgttggccgccgggaccctgtctggtacctgggagagcgggtacgtatgcagacggtcggggctttttcggtgcctaggcctccgcctgcgaccatgttgTCCACtcgttcgataggcgagtcgtggagggtccactcgaggactggcgtgccggcgacggagttggtgatagagggagctagctattatcagtttatccaggattctcttcgtctcccggaccccggcgct gagtgtcctgacccttcgttggggggaagggtgcttcccgatgctcggatctcgtataccggagagagtggatccgagattgtggagactttcccggaagaccgggttttccatgctccgctccctgagggagtacaggcg gttccggcccgtacggccaacgcgatggtgggggtgatcaaccggttgaagtccgcgttggttcgggcccgatctccactttcttgcaggagcccccactctactcgg acgggtgccggacgagccggggccgacgacgcgggtccctcgggcgggggacacggtcgtgagagagagagagagagggcacgacactcgcccctacggcatcgccgttccgacACGGGGGTGAGtccttccggggagaggtccgggccggagcgtaggcgacgttccgtgtcggtggcctga